One window of the Candidatus Zixiibacteriota bacterium genome contains the following:
- a CDS encoding Patched family protein — MKKGLTNFSTKHPWLVISLAVLITAFFGAQFPKMKIDTDPQNMLKKDEPVRVFDEQTKDNFSLHDFIAVGVINDKGAFTSDQLNRIYKITQEIEKIDGVIVDDILAPSTVDDIKQGAGNAIIIEPLMGGEISTQAEADYILSRIKSNPVLRGKLASDDGKAIALFIPIQSKDMSNRIAGEISDITKKYGGGAKYHIAGLPVAQDSFGAQMFAQMAYAAPATFLIIFLLLFLFFRNMKVIIAPMIVAIMAVVWAMGLLILTGNTVHIMASMIPIFLIPIAVLNSIYIISEFHAHYKKNKHKDAAIRHSINELFVPMLFVSSTAAVGFLALAVTPIPPVQVFGIFVGFGTMVAWFLSLAINPAIGMLISEKTLHRFADADDAHGPLARLLHFLRDYSARHNKGIIATAMVVVAVSAVGLSLIIVNDNPVKWFKKSHPIRQADVAMNEHLAGTYMNYLVFATSEPDEIKTPEAESYIEGMQRELEKEPIVGATTGLPDIVKKVRYELFGADSTKMALPKSQDEIAQMLFMFEMSGGNPDDLFKFVTRDYDQANLWVQLRNGDNQAVSKVIARADDYMAKNPPPAGMTVKWAGLPYVNVVWQKLMVSGMREALFIAFGIVFIMMVSLFRSLRWGLISMLPLTITVMAIYAFIGFVGKPYDMPISVLSSLTLGLSVDFAIQFIQRLRTIYSRTHDFNQSYHDIFEGVGRAIARNVLVVSIGFVPMLFSSLVPYVTVGAFFLAIMLVSGLVTMMLLPALAKTFQKSLFPAVSKSDKEPETAHQAA, encoded by the coding sequence TTATCGCCGTCGGCGTCATCAATGACAAAGGCGCTTTCACTTCCGATCAACTCAACCGAATCTACAAAATCACGCAAGAGATCGAGAAAATCGACGGGGTTATCGTGGATGACATTCTGGCTCCATCGACAGTCGATGATATCAAACAGGGAGCCGGCAACGCCATTATTATCGAACCGCTTATGGGGGGAGAGATATCCACTCAGGCCGAGGCCGATTATATTTTGAGCCGTATCAAAAGCAACCCGGTTTTGAGAGGAAAACTGGCCTCCGATGACGGCAAAGCGATCGCCCTTTTCATTCCGATTCAATCCAAGGATATGTCGAATCGTATCGCCGGAGAAATCAGTGACATCACCAAGAAGTACGGCGGAGGTGCCAAATATCATATCGCCGGACTCCCCGTGGCCCAGGATTCATTCGGGGCGCAGATGTTCGCGCAGATGGCGTACGCTGCTCCGGCAACCTTCCTGATTATATTCCTCCTCCTGTTCCTCTTCTTCCGCAACATGAAAGTGATTATTGCCCCGATGATTGTGGCTATAATGGCGGTGGTCTGGGCAATGGGCCTGCTTATCCTGACCGGCAACACGGTCCATATTATGGCGTCCATGATACCGATCTTCCTGATACCGATTGCCGTGTTGAATTCGATATATATAATTTCGGAATTTCACGCCCATTATAAAAAGAATAAGCATAAAGATGCCGCCATTCGGCATTCCATAAATGAATTATTTGTTCCGATGCTTTTTGTATCGTCAACTGCGGCTGTCGGCTTTCTCGCCCTGGCTGTGACCCCGATCCCGCCGGTGCAGGTTTTCGGGATTTTTGTCGGATTCGGTACCATGGTGGCCTGGTTCCTGTCACTGGCCATAAACCCGGCCATCGGTATGCTGATTTCGGAAAAAACCTTGCATCGTTTCGCCGACGCCGATGACGCCCACGGTCCGCTGGCCCGATTGCTTCATTTCCTGCGTGATTATTCGGCCCGTCATAATAAGGGTATCATTGCCACGGCTATGGTCGTGGTGGCGGTTTCCGCGGTCGGTTTATCTTTGATTATCGTCAATGATAATCCGGTCAAGTGGTTTAAGAAATCGCACCCTATCCGGCAGGCCGATGTCGCCATGAACGAGCATCTGGCCGGAACCTATATGAATTATCTGGTCTTTGCGACCTCGGAACCGGATGAGATCAAGACCCCCGAAGCGGAATCATATATCGAGGGAATGCAGCGCGAATTGGAAAAAGAACCGATTGTCGGGGCCACCACCGGACTTCCGGATATCGTCAAGAAGGTCCGATACGAATTATTCGGCGCCGACAGCACGAAAATGGCTCTTCCCAAGAGTCAGGACGAAATTGCCCAGATGCTTTTCATGTTTGAAATGTCCGGCGGTAATCCCGATGACCTTTTCAAATTCGTCACCCGCGATTACGACCAGGCCAATCTCTGGGTACAATTGCGCAACGGCGACAATCAGGCGGTCAGCAAGGTTATTGCCCGGGCCGACGACTATATGGCCAAGAATCCCCCCCCGGCCGGAATGACTGTCAAGTGGGCCGGATTGCCGTATGTCAATGTTGTTTGGCAGAAACTGATGGTCAGCGGCATGCGCGAAGCGCTCTTTATCGCCTTCGGGATCGTCTTTATAATGATGGTGAGTCTCTTCCGCTCCCTCCGCTGGGGTCTCATCTCGATGCTTCCGCTGACAATCACCGTCATGGCCATCTACGCCTTTATCGGCTTTGTCGGCAAACCGTACGATATGCCGATTTCGGTGCTTTCTTCGCTGACATTGGGGCTATCGGTCGATTTTGCCATCCAGTTCATTCAGCGACTGCGGACGATATATTCGCGCACCCATGATTTTAATCAGTCATATCATGACATTTTTGAGGGTGTCGGACGGGCGATCGCCAGGAACGTCCTGGTGGTCTCAATCGGCTTCGTGCCGATGCTCTTCTCCAGCCTGGTGCCGTATGTTACGGTCGGGGCCTTCTTCCTGGCGATCATGCTGGTTTCCGGATTGGTGACCATGATGCTTCTTCCGGCCCTCGCCAAGACCTTCCAGAAGAGCCTGTTCCCGGCCGTAAGCAAGAGTGATAAAGAGCCGGAGACGGCTCATCAAGCGGCTTAA
- a CDS encoding EppA_BapA family protein, with translation MKRFSQILTLALVALLARTVAVKAQDATEIMKKSHLAYYYAGNDGVAEVTMHLIDKKGGERLREFTMLRLDKEDGGDQKYYTYFKKPSDVSRLTFMVYKSAAGNDQRWIYVPSVDLVKPISADDKNSSFVGSDFTYEDVSGRHWTEDNHKLLPDGQVDSKAVYVVESVPKKPYKGFAKSISYIDKDTYLPLKEEYFDDKGEMIRRLHADKIEVIDGIPTVTIRSMENLKKGSKTIVEFSKITYNIGLKDDIFTERYLKTPPHEYIK, from the coding sequence ATGAAACGCTTCTCACAGATTCTGACATTGGCCCTGGTGGCCCTCCTGGCCCGCACGGTCGCGGTCAAGGCCCAGGACGCCACGGAAATTATGAAGAAATCGCATCTGGCATACTACTATGCCGGTAACGACGGCGTGGCCGAAGTGACCATGCATCTGATAGATAAAAAAGGCGGCGAAAGACTGCGGGAATTCACGATGCTTCGCCTTGATAAAGAGGACGGCGGCGACCAGAAGTACTATACCTATTTTAAAAAACCGTCCGATGTCTCCCGCCTGACCTTTATGGTCTATAAGAGTGCCGCCGGCAATGACCAGCGCTGGATCTATGTCCCTTCGGTGGATCTGGTCAAGCCGATCTCGGCCGATGACAAAAATTCCAGTTTTGTCGGGTCCGATTTCACTTACGAAGATGTCTCCGGGCGTCATTGGACCGAGGACAATCATAAATTGCTCCCCGACGGGCAGGTTGACAGCAAAGCGGTTTATGTGGTCGAATCGGTTCCCAAGAAGCCGTACAAAGGTTTTGCCAAAAGCATATCCTATATAGACAAGGACACCTATCTGCCGCTAAAGGAAGAATATTTTGATGATAAAGGGGAGATGATTCGGCGCCTGCATGCCGACAAGATCGAAGTCATTGACGGTATCCCGACCGTAACCATCCGTTCCATGGAAAATTTGAAAAAAGGTAGTAAGACGATCGTGGAGTTCTCCAAGATTACCTATAACATCGGTCTGAAAGATGACATTTTTACGGAAAGATACCTTAAGACCCCGCCTCATGAGTACATCAAGTAG
- a CDS encoding conserved exported hypothetical protein (Evidence 4 : Unknown function but conserved in other organisms) → MKLIIRNKSLILIFLMAAAVAAPVRADLKLDGFMQGLYGGRLDQKNPTSSEQTASESRLQLRLEQISDKSEFFGRLDFTYDGTRDGLNNDNYIWELREAYLKTRLGSHIDLKLGRQIMTWGTGDLIFINDVFAKDYRSFFVGRDDQYLKAPQNALRMEYYGGIGSLALIWTPRFEPNRLPDGRTLSYFNPFSGTIVGTGMGEQYYFSPALPPAKFENGEWATRYSRRIGTFNTALYFYKGFYKNPNGAVMTPDGPMPVFPKLNLYGASIRGPLAGGIVWLEGGYYDSRQDRGGQNPLMPNSSTSGLLGFERQIATNLTVNAQWQVDIMSSYDTYKAQQTAMHAYARDEVYHLLTSRITKLLHSELVTVSGFVFYSPTDEDLYARFSTEYKYTDQVTFAVGGNIFDGKHDATTFGQFRRNDNVYLKVTYNY, encoded by the coding sequence GTGAAATTGATTATTCGCAATAAATCCCTCATTTTAATTTTTCTTATGGCGGCTGCCGTGGCCGCCCCGGTCCGGGCCGATCTCAAACTCGACGGATTCATGCAGGGCCTGTACGGCGGACGGCTCGATCAAAAGAACCCGACATCGTCCGAACAGACCGCCAGTGAGAGCCGCCTTCAGCTTCGTCTGGAACAGATCAGCGACAAGAGCGAGTTTTTTGGCCGGCTCGATTTTACCTATGATGGTACCCGCGACGGCCTGAATAACGACAATTATATTTGGGAGTTGCGCGAGGCGTATCTTAAGACGCGCCTCGGCAGTCATATCGATCTCAAACTGGGGCGGCAGATTATGACTTGGGGAACCGGCGACCTGATTTTCATCAATGATGTCTTCGCCAAGGATTACCGATCTTTCTTCGTGGGGCGGGATGACCAGTATCTGAAAGCGCCCCAGAATGCACTCCGGATGGAATATTACGGTGGAATCGGCTCTCTGGCCCTCATCTGGACTCCGCGATTCGAACCGAATCGCCTGCCGGACGGCCGAACCCTCAGTTATTTCAATCCCTTTTCAGGTACAATAGTCGGCACCGGGATGGGCGAGCAGTATTATTTCTCGCCGGCACTGCCGCCCGCGAAATTCGAGAACGGAGAGTGGGCCACCCGATACAGCCGAAGAATCGGGACTTTCAATACCGCGCTCTATTTCTATAAGGGTTTCTATAAGAATCCGAACGGGGCCGTAATGACTCCCGATGGCCCGATGCCGGTCTTTCCGAAATTGAACCTCTACGGGGCCTCAATTCGCGGACCTCTGGCCGGCGGAATTGTCTGGCTGGAGGGGGGGTATTACGATTCCCGTCAGGATCGCGGGGGCCAGAATCCCCTGATGCCCAATTCCTCAACATCCGGGTTGCTCGGTTTCGAACGCCAGATAGCGACCAATCTGACGGTCAACGCCCAGTGGCAGGTTGATATCATGTCCAGTTATGACACCTACAAGGCCCAGCAGACCGCTATGCATGCTTATGCGCGCGACGAAGTCTACCATCTCTTGACATCACGTATTACCAAATTGCTTCATTCGGAACTGGTGACCGTCTCCGGCTTTGTCTTTTATTCCCCGACCGACGAAGACCTATACGCCCGCTTCTCCACCGAATACAAGTACACCGATCAGGTCACGTTCGCGGTCGGGGGGAATATTTTTGACGGCAAGCATGATGCAACTACGTTTGGTCAATTTCGGCGCAATGATAATGTATATTTGAAAGTAACTTATAACTACTGA
- a CDS encoding conserved hypothetical protein (Evidence 4 : Unknown function but conserved in other organisms), whose translation MTLENSIRLLAGTLIVLSLSLAVLFSPYWLFLTLFVGLNLIQSSFTGFCPAEIVIKRYCFRADTVSTRNKTD comes from the coding sequence ATGACCCTTGAAAATTCCATTCGCCTGCTGGCCGGAACCCTGATTGTCCTGTCATTGAGTCTGGCAGTTCTGTTTTCGCCCTATTGGCTGTTTCTGACTCTGTTCGTCGGTCTCAATCTGATTCAATCGTCCTTTACTGGATTCTGTCCGGCAGAAATAGTTATAAAAAGATATTGCTTCAGAGCCGATACCGTCAGCACCAGGAACAAAACTGATTAG
- a CDS encoding Peptidase S8 and S53 subtilisin kexin sedolisin (fragment): MRKALSLLISLLLVAATVMADNTIYVPFEGTPDGTQYVPDQFVVKFKSTSSSRIPIAAKGNIVTGLPDIDVLNQRFGVVAIEEEFPGAQAEAGAPDLSGYRIVTYNGSRPLEEVISAYAACPQVESVEPIGIHPFYDAVPNDYYFSGQAYPWYQWGYADNTDNDIDGPCAWGINPGNPNVTVAVLDGGVRYYHKDLGGAAWPTTSGNIWINPGEIKGNGIDDDGNGFIDDWMGWDWVTGVKGCKKGEDCSTPDNDPADFGGHGSHCAGIVAAMTNNNRGVAGTAGGWGDGTINAVGNGAKVMCLRIGWLSSGGTGYVRMDFAAQAFYYAANMGANIASCSWGSSNTSGMGAAIDYAISKGVLVVHAAGNSNNETADYLGTRTDVVNVAATDSSDLKASFSSYGTWVDVSAPGVDIASTYHNYSDPTNDYYAVMSGTSMATPMVAGVAALIKSQFPSYSWLDIHNRLESTADNIDVLNPTYAGKLGTGRVNACRAIGGTPAPKEMSLHSIPMEFALYQNYPNPFNPGTSISFYLPEHSKINLTVYNILGEKVKTLADGEFEAGSHAVTWDGTNQAGAGVASGIYFYKMTAGDKSVTKKMSLLK, translated from the coding sequence ATGAGGAAGGCTTTATCCCTTCTAATCTCATTACTTTTGGTTGCCGCCACCGTCATGGCGGACAACACGATCTATGTGCCTTTCGAGGGAACACCCGACGGCACTCAATACGTCCCCGACCAGTTTGTAGTAAAATTCAAGAGCACTTCAAGTTCACGCATACCGATTGCGGCCAAAGGAAATATCGTAACCGGCCTCCCCGATATCGATGTTTTGAATCAGCGATTCGGGGTTGTGGCGATTGAAGAGGAATTCCCCGGCGCGCAAGCGGAGGCCGGCGCCCCGGATTTGAGCGGGTACAGAATTGTGACCTATAACGGCAGCCGTCCGCTGGAAGAAGTAATCAGCGCCTATGCGGCTTGTCCGCAGGTGGAATCGGTGGAACCGATCGGCATTCATCCCTTCTACGATGCCGTCCCGAATGATTATTATTTTTCCGGACAGGCCTATCCCTGGTATCAATGGGGATACGCGGACAACACCGACAATGATATCGACGGCCCCTGCGCCTGGGGCATAAATCCCGGCAATCCGAATGTTACGGTGGCGGTGCTTGACGGCGGTGTTCGTTATTACCATAAGGACCTGGGGGGAGCCGCCTGGCCCACCACCAGCGGAAACATCTGGATCAACCCCGGTGAAATAAAAGGCAATGGTATCGACGACGACGGCAATGGCTTTATTGATGACTGGATGGGCTGGGACTGGGTTACCGGAGTCAAAGGATGCAAAAAAGGGGAAGATTGCAGTACTCCCGATAATGATCCGGCCGATTTCGGAGGGCACGGCTCTCATTGTGCCGGCATTGTCGCGGCCATGACCAATAACAACCGCGGGGTGGCCGGAACCGCCGGCGGCTGGGGCGACGGCACGATAAACGCCGTCGGAAACGGCGCGAAGGTGATGTGTCTCAGGATCGGCTGGCTGTCATCCGGCGGAACCGGATATGTCCGAATGGATTTTGCCGCCCAGGCCTTTTATTATGCCGCCAATATGGGGGCCAATATCGCCAGTTGCAGTTGGGGCTCATCCAATACCAGCGGCATGGGAGCGGCTATAGACTACGCTATCAGCAAGGGGGTGCTGGTGGTTCATGCCGCCGGAAACAGCAACAATGAAACGGCTGATTACCTTGGGACTCGGACCGATGTCGTTAATGTCGCCGCGACCGACAGCAGTGACCTGAAGGCCAGTTTCTCAAGTTATGGAACATGGGTTGATGTTTCCGCTCCCGGGGTCGATATCGCCAGTACATATCACAATTACAGCGATCCGACCAATGACTATTATGCCGTAATGAGCGGGACCTCGATGGCTACCCCGATGGTCGCCGGTGTCGCCGCCCTGATCAAATCCCAGTTCCCCTCATACTCCTGGCTCGATATCCACAATCGTCTGGAGAGTACGGCCGACAATATTGACGTTTTGAATCCGACCTATGCCGGGAAACTTGGCACCGGAAGAGTGAATGCCTGCCGGGCCATCGGCGGAACGCCGGCCCCGAAAGAAATGTCGCTTCATTCTATACCGATGGAATTCGCCCTTTACCAGAATTATCCCAATCCGTTCAATCCCGGAACCTCCATTTCCTTCTATCTGCCGGAGCATTCCAAAATCAACCTCACTGTCTATAATATTCTTGGTGAGAAGGTGAAAACTCTGGCTGACGGCGAATTTGAAGCCGGATCTCATGCTGTAACATGGGATGGCACTAATCAGGCCGGCGCCGGAGTCGCCAGCGGCATTTATTTCTACAAAATGACCGCTGGTGACAAGAGCGTCACCAAAAAGATGAGTCTTTTGAAATAG
- a CDS encoding putative RNA polymerase sigma factor, sigma-70 family (Evidence 3 : Putative function from multiple computational evidences), which yields MNDCELWQKIIEGDNEAWARLIRKYQSLVYAVSTRAGLSLSDCADCFQQTWVILFKNRHHIKDPARLSAWLVTTAKREALRLRRRAERFEEDAEDFSLISEDPLPDREVELLECQAQLEIALKEIDTRCRNVLKAFFYAPEEKSYDEIAKAFGIPANSLGPIRRRCLERLKQILLKTGYFEERNEGKEPL from the coding sequence ATGAATGATTGCGAGCTCTGGCAAAAAATCATTGAAGGTGACAATGAGGCCTGGGCCCGGCTGATCCGCAAATATCAGTCTCTCGTTTATGCCGTTTCGACCCGGGCCGGCCTTTCCCTGTCTGATTGCGCCGATTGCTTTCAACAGACCTGGGTCATTCTTTTCAAAAATCGCCATCATATCAAGGACCCGGCTCGCCTTTCGGCCTGGCTGGTCACGACCGCCAAAAGAGAGGCCCTCCGACTGAGGCGCCGGGCGGAGCGATTCGAAGAGGATGCCGAGGATTTTTCCCTGATATCCGAAGATCCCCTTCCGGATCGGGAAGTGGAGTTGTTGGAGTGTCAGGCGCAACTGGAAATAGCGCTGAAAGAAATTGACACCCGGTGCCGCAACGTCCTGAAAGCTTTTTTCTATGCACCCGAGGAAAAATCATATGATGAAATCGCCAAAGCCTTTGGAATTCCAGCCAATAGTCTTGGGCCGATACGCCGCCGCTGCCTGGAACGCTTGAAACAAATACTACTAAAAACGGGGTATTTTGAAGAACGAAATGAGGGCAAGGAGCCTCTGTAG
- a CDS encoding hypothetical protein (Evidence 5 : Unknown function) codes for MKTRKKMLEGHLNRKELIEVGRKPEKERPRHLSECDDCRMALEFLIRFPVAGQLPLADAPSGWINKAVAIAEQKRTADIITGVLAKLIFDSWTMSEPVGVRGQGAIEHRRLRYEAAGIIFDMRAEQGPGEWHMVARAEGAIKAAPVLLIGKNSHFANADGLYQWSAKRPPRNIRLKSDEGIIKFPELSWKKTRKK; via the coding sequence ATGAAAACGAGAAAGAAAATGTTGGAAGGACATCTCAATAGAAAAGAGCTAATTGAGGTCGGTCGAAAACCTGAAAAGGAGCGGCCCCGGCATCTGTCTGAGTGCGATGATTGCCGAATGGCCCTGGAATTTCTTATAAGGTTTCCGGTGGCCGGTCAGCTTCCTTTGGCCGACGCCCCGAGCGGATGGATTAATAAGGCCGTTGCTATCGCGGAGCAAAAAAGAACGGCCGATATAATAACCGGGGTGCTGGCGAAATTGATATTTGATTCCTGGACAATGTCGGAGCCGGTGGGGGTCCGGGGGCAGGGGGCAATTGAACATCGCCGTCTAAGATACGAGGCCGCCGGAATTATTTTCGATATGCGGGCCGAGCAGGGGCCCGGGGAGTGGCATATGGTGGCCCGGGCCGAAGGTGCCATTAAGGCGGCGCCGGTTCTCCTGATTGGAAAAAATAGTCATTTCGCAAATGCGGATGGCCTTTATCAATGGTCGGCCAAAAGGCCGCCCCGAAATATCAGGCTGAAATCAGATGAGGGGATAATCAAATTTCCGGAGCTGTCGTGGAAGAAAACACGAAAGAAATAG